The following are encoded in a window of Alosa sapidissima isolate fAloSap1 chromosome 10, fAloSap1.pri, whole genome shotgun sequence genomic DNA:
- the LOC121721081 gene encoding C-X-C chemokine receptor type 5 has product MSTFYTALEMEDFSYENEFNYTSSYDAESNGTNWGLCSAEESWLQHYQTVLLPLVYALVFVLGVAGNGLMVVVLLRRRRSSLRITEIYLLHLGLADLLFLAALPFMAAKQAAGVFLCKMLSTVVSLNLLCSSLLLACISFDRYLAIVHAVPSMHNRRPRTVHLTCGLLWLLCFVLSFPEAVFTTVLDDPVYGPRCSYEGLEGGTWMLLSRMLMHLLGFFLPLAVMGYCYSAVVLTLSRRRRSLEKQGAVRLALLVTAVFCLCWLPYNLTKLLDLLVILGPLAHLNCDEALKQSLVLSESVGYVHCCLNPILYAFAGVRFRKELLQLLGRWRVCHDCLPAKCSSRVSSSEGVTTTTNVKTV; this is encoded by the exons atgagTACATTCTACACAGCGTTGGAG ATGGAAGACTTTTCTTACGAGAATGAATTTAATTACACAAGCAGCTATGACGCTGAGAGCAATGGGACTAACTGGGGTCTCTGTTCCGCGGAGGAGAGCTGGCTGCAGCACTACCAGACGGTGTTGCTGCCGCTGGTGTACGCTCTGGTGTTCGTGCTGGGTGTGGCGGGGAATGGGCtcatggtggtggtgctgctgcggAGGCGCCGGAGCTCCCTGCGCATCACCGAGATCTACCTGCTGCACCTGGGCCTGGCCGACCTGCTGTTTCTCGCTGCCCTCCCCTTCATGGCGGCCAAGCAGGCGGCCGGCGTCTTCCTCTGCAAGATGCTGAGCACGGTGGTCAGCCTCAACCTGCTGTGCAGCAGCCTGCTGCTGGCGTGCATCAGCTTCGACCGCTACCTGGCCATCGTGCACGCCGTGCCGAGCATGCACAACCGGCGGCCGCGCACCGTCCACCTCACCTGCGGGCTGTTGTGGCTCCTCTGCTTCGTCCTGTCCTTCCCCGAGGCCGTGTTCACCACCGTGTTGGACGACCCGGTCTACGGTCCGCGGTGCTCGTACGAGGGCCTGGAGGGCGGCACCTGGATGCTGCTGAGCCGCATGCTAATGCACCTCCTGGGCTTCTTCCTGCCGCTGGCCGTCATGGGCTACTGCTACTCGGCCGTGGTGCTGACGCTGTCCCGGCGCCGCCGAAGCCTGGAGAAGCAGGGCGCCGTGCGGCTGGCTCTGCTGGTCACTGCCGTCTTCTGCCTTTGCTGGCTGCCTTACAACCTCACCAAGCTGCTGGACCTGCTGGTCATCCTGGGCCCGCTGGCACACCTGAACTGCGACGAGGCGCTGAAGCAGAGCCTGGTGCTGAGCGAGAGTGTCGGCTACGTGCACTGCTGCTTGAACCCCATCCTGTACGCCTTCGCTGGCGTGCGCTTCCGCAAGGAGCTCCTGCA